One genomic region from Rhizomicrobium palustre encodes:
- a CDS encoding tetratricopeptide repeat protein: MNTRLRRIAPFALAGLICFGAPAFGADTVAGATRDGYGRLTFALAPSDQVTAQVTGQVLTISFNRKMGLTPEGIAQSLPGYISSGRVDADGKTYRFALSQTVKLHTTSAPGKFAVDLAPNSYTGTPPDLPQPPPPKKPETDISKLPVLKVRSGAYQNFTRVVFDFPRTVPYKVFPGSGKLTISFDAQINPDFSAIDRQAPPWIKTAGWHLSGFQTIVDFTIDSASGFHDFRDGTHIVLDVLAPKTDADAYRPPGTGKGAVTPMAQSTNAVVAAIHDASSKMGATGAPAKLTQPTKPVTPPPAPQAQPGKPGSGKPGAQPPAQQPAQPAAQPSAQPTAEGQAAIPTPPTDAAATNTVGQVADGHLTKDGAVLVFPGAGRQAAAVFQRGLNVFVVLQDAQPLDVQHLKTQLGAFPTEVEASSGAGSTRLRIALRQPAALAAFAEGANLKVVIAREVNPTAVALGFARNQENPKTASLSTLMTGAQRMERLTDPSAGDELLVIPGMIGRFVPESREYVEFSVMASAAGLVIKPHVDDLSVTVQSPRVTISRASGLMLTPPAMAASTPEALAAAAGSPCFLDLAKWKTLGGPNFLDAQRKLRLDASRAENERSRKARLKLARFYLGNGFAAEALGMINFMQADDPGLASDTQLLTMKAAASLMMGRYRDAHNALSGSQFDQDRHAALWRGLAAAGLEDWEDARANLERAEPVLNSYDSETKAKANLAMAEAAMGTQRLEIADAAMERVPEKLEGSLGILAKLDRARLAAAEHRNDKADALFDEVEKSGNEMYAAEAIYHRITTGLQSGMLKPQQAINGLERLRYRWRGDSLELKTLRKLASIYFSEKRYREGFLTLRVAATNFPNNNEGMAAMDDMRAAFVDLFMHGKADSLPPVQALGLFYDFIELTPIGADGDEMIRRMADRLVKVDLLGPAADLLNYQVTKRLDGVARAQVATRLAMVQLMDHKPQAVLDTLRTTQISTLPDEVSHERLLMEARALTEQKHFDRALDLIGVDQQADTVALRAEIYWKSGNWPVAAQKAEESLGERYKDDKPLTDSERQIVMRAAVAYSLAGDQQSLDRLRNNFWAKMKASPDGNGFAVVTERIDLQGVAFRDAAAKVASVDTLKAFMLDYSKPLTR, encoded by the coding sequence ATGAACACGCGCCTTCGCCGGATCGCTCCTTTCGCCTTGGCAGGTCTTATCTGCTTTGGGGCTCCGGCTTTTGGCGCCGATACGGTGGCGGGCGCGACACGGGATGGCTATGGCCGCCTGACTTTCGCCCTTGCCCCAAGCGATCAGGTGACGGCCCAAGTCACCGGCCAAGTCCTCACCATCAGCTTCAATCGCAAGATGGGGCTGACGCCGGAAGGCATCGCGCAATCCTTGCCCGGCTATATTTCCAGCGGGCGTGTGGATGCAGATGGCAAAACCTATCGCTTTGCCTTGAGCCAGACGGTCAAGCTGCACACGACCTCAGCGCCCGGCAAATTCGCGGTCGATCTGGCGCCTAATAGCTATACCGGCACGCCGCCCGATCTGCCTCAGCCGCCGCCGCCAAAAAAGCCGGAAACCGATATTTCCAAACTACCGGTGCTGAAGGTGCGTTCGGGCGCCTATCAGAACTTCACCCGCGTGGTGTTCGATTTCCCCCGCACCGTGCCCTATAAGGTCTTTCCGGGCTCAGGCAAGCTGACCATCAGCTTCGATGCTCAGATCAATCCCGATTTCTCCGCCATCGACCGTCAGGCGCCTCCATGGATCAAGACCGCGGGCTGGCACCTGTCGGGGTTTCAAACCATCGTCGATTTCACCATCGACTCCGCCTCGGGTTTCCACGATTTCCGCGATGGCACGCATATCGTGCTGGATGTTCTGGCGCCCAAGACCGATGCCGATGCCTATCGCCCGCCGGGCACAGGTAAAGGCGCGGTCACCCCGATGGCCCAGAGCACCAATGCGGTGGTCGCCGCCATCCATGACGCCTCGTCAAAGATGGGAGCGACTGGAGCGCCCGCCAAGCTCACCCAGCCAACGAAACCGGTTACGCCGCCGCCCGCGCCGCAAGCACAGCCGGGCAAACCTGGGTCCGGCAAACCTGGCGCCCAGCCGCCAGCCCAGCAGCCAGCCCAACCCGCGGCACAGCCGTCGGCCCAACCGACCGCGGAAGGCCAAGCCGCGATCCCGACGCCGCCCACCGATGCCGCCGCCACCAACACCGTCGGTCAGGTGGCCGATGGTCATCTGACCAAGGACGGCGCGGTGCTTGTGTTCCCTGGCGCAGGCCGCCAAGCCGCCGCCGTCTTTCAGCGCGGGCTTAATGTCTTTGTAGTTCTGCAAGATGCCCAGCCTTTGGATGTGCAGCATCTGAAGACCCAGCTCGGCGCCTTCCCGACCGAAGTCGAAGCCTCTTCCGGTGCAGGCTCCACACGTTTGCGCATCGCGCTTCGCCAGCCCGCAGCGCTGGCCGCTTTTGCCGAGGGTGCGAACCTCAAGGTCGTCATCGCCCGGGAAGTCAATCCGACGGCGGTTGCCTTGGGCTTTGCCCGAAACCAGGAAAACCCCAAAACCGCCAGCCTTTCGACCCTGATGACCGGCGCGCAGCGCATGGAACGGCTGACTGATCCGTCCGCGGGAGACGAGCTTCTGGTCATTCCCGGCATGATCGGGCGTTTTGTGCCGGAATCGCGTGAATATGTTGAGTTCTCGGTGATGGCGAGCGCCGCGGGCCTGGTGATCAAGCCGCATGTCGACGATCTCTCTGTGACGGTGCAGTCGCCGCGCGTAACCATCTCGCGCGCCAGCGGTCTGATGCTGACACCGCCCGCCATGGCCGCGTCCACGCCCGAAGCGCTGGCCGCTGCCGCCGGCAGCCCTTGCTTCCTGGATCTTGCCAAATGGAAAACCTTGGGCGGGCCCAACTTCCTCGATGCGCAGCGCAAACTCCGCCTCGACGCCTCGCGGGCGGAGAATGAGCGGTCCCGCAAGGCCCGCCTCAAGCTCGCCCGCTTCTATCTTGGCAATGGTTTTGCCGCCGAAGCCTTGGGCATGATCAACTTCATGCAGGCCGATGATCCCGGCCTTGCCAGCGACACCCAGCTTCTGACTATGAAAGCCGCCGCGAGCCTGATGATGGGGCGTTATCGCGATGCCCATAACGCGCTGTCCGGCTCACAATTCGACCAGGACCGTCATGCCGCCTTGTGGCGCGGACTTGCCGCCGCGGGGTTGGAAGATTGGGAAGACGCGCGCGCCAATTTGGAGCGCGCCGAACCGGTGCTGAACTCTTACGACAGCGAAACCAAAGCCAAAGCGAACCTTGCTATGGCGGAAGCGGCGATGGGCACGCAGCGCCTGGAAATCGCCGATGCCGCGATGGAGCGCGTGCCGGAAAAGCTGGAAGGCTCGCTCGGCATTCTGGCCAAACTCGACCGCGCGCGCCTCGCCGCCGCCGAGCACCGCAACGACAAAGCCGACGCCTTGTTCGACGAGGTGGAGAAGAGCGGCAACGAGATGTACGCCGCCGAAGCGATCTATCATCGCATCACCACCGGATTGCAGAGCGGCATGTTAAAGCCGCAACAGGCGATCAACGGGTTGGAGCGTTTGCGCTATCGCTGGCGCGGCGACAGCCTGGAACTTAAAACCCTGCGCAAGCTCGCCTCGATCTATTTCAGTGAAAAGCGCTATCGCGAAGGCTTTCTGACCTTGCGCGTGGCCGCCACAAACTTCCCGAACAACAATGAAGGCATGGCGGCCATGGACGACATGCGCGCGGCCTTTGTTGACCTCTTCATGCATGGCAAGGCCGATAGCTTGCCGCCGGTGCAGGCGCTTGGCCTGTTCTATGACTTCATCGAACTGACGCCGATTGGCGCCGATGGCGACGAGATGATCCGGCGCATGGCCGACCGTCTGGTGAAGGTCGATCTGCTCGGCCCCGCCGCTGATCTCCTCAATTACCAGGTCACCAAGCGCCTCGACGGCGTAGCGCGGGCCCAAGTCGCGACACGGCTCGCCATGGTGCAGTTGATGGACCACAAGCCGCAAGCCGTGCTCGACACGCTGCGCACCACGCAAATCTCCACCCTGCCCGATGAGGTCAGCCATGAACGGCTTTTGATGGAAGCCAGGGCGCTCACCGAGCAGAAGCATTTTGATCGCGCCCTCGATCTCATCGGAGTCGATCAACAGGCCGATACGGTCGCGCTGCGTGCAGAGATCTATTGGAAGAGCGGCAACTGGCCTGTGGCAGCGCAGAAGGCCGAAGAATCGCTCGGTGAACGCTATAAGGACGACAAGCCGCTGACCGATTCCGAGCGCCAGATCGTGATGCGCGCGGCTGTTGCCTATTCGCTCGCGGGCGATCAGCAAAGCCTAGACCGCTTGCGCAACAATTTCTGGGCCAAGATGAAAGCCAGCCCCGACGGCAACGGCTTTGCAGTGGTCACCGAGCGCATCGATCTGCAAGGTGTTGCCTTCCGCGATGCCGCCGCCAAGGTCGCCTCGGTCGATACGCTGAAGGCCTTCATGCTGGATTATTCCAAGCCGCTGACGCGCTGA
- a CDS encoding methyl-accepting chemotaxis protein, with amino-acid sequence MRFKKSSLERQFLMIVGLGLLLATAGIARLAWWSQTKAIEDRLHSLSANEMQSLDALVNAAMLARLSDSNNVALNVFDGWFAQRNADYPGALWSAWNTPMAEVVAKTDPQKKIKRTRDTIDEEVIRTKAPVARFVGDTYRFSTPVILGGTKATARAECYACHAAPMGQNKGDVIAVFSSSLSAKKDLAERDQNVKMLVMGAVSFSLLLLIAIKLTFKTVVARPLERMIRAMTALAGRDTSYEVPHLNRSDEIGQTARAVQVFKESMIETQRLTQQEKAEQAAKVKRAQHLEDLTQKFQASTGSMVEQLSEAASELKTAAKAMHDTAEKASRHSLSVAEAIDTASENVNAVAASTEQLTASIDGIRSHVKQAATIAGRAVNEAQQTDSIVQTLSSAAAKISNIVEMIGTIANQTNLLALNAGVEAARAGDAGRGFAVVAAEVKLLANKTAEATREIATEIRQIQEWSGQAVTAINSVGGTIREISDIASAIDGEVEQQRLATQAIAKNAQDTAHKTSEVSRNINTVRAASEETGEVSEQVLGSAGHLAEQSDQLSADVNSFIKQIGAA; translated from the coding sequence ATGCGGTTCAAAAAATCCAGCCTGGAACGGCAATTCCTGATGATCGTCGGCCTTGGACTGCTACTTGCGACCGCGGGTATCGCGCGGCTTGCCTGGTGGTCACAAACCAAAGCGATTGAGGATCGGCTACACAGCCTCTCGGCCAACGAGATGCAATCGCTTGATGCGCTGGTCAATGCGGCGATGCTGGCACGGCTTTCCGATTCCAACAATGTGGCGCTCAACGTCTTCGATGGCTGGTTCGCCCAGCGCAATGCCGATTATCCCGGTGCCTTGTGGAGCGCCTGGAACACGCCCATGGCCGAGGTGGTGGCCAAGACCGATCCTCAAAAGAAGATCAAGCGCACGCGCGACACTATCGATGAAGAGGTGATCCGCACCAAGGCGCCGGTGGCGCGATTTGTGGGAGACACATACCGCTTCTCCACCCCTGTGATTCTGGGCGGCACCAAAGCGACGGCGCGGGCCGAATGCTATGCCTGCCATGCCGCACCGATGGGCCAGAACAAAGGCGATGTCATCGCGGTGTTTTCCTCCAGCCTTTCGGCCAAGAAGGACCTCGCCGAGCGCGACCAGAATGTGAAAATGCTGGTGATGGGCGCGGTGAGTTTTTCGCTTCTTCTGCTCATCGCCATCAAGCTGACGTTCAAGACCGTGGTCGCCCGCCCCTTGGAACGGATGATCCGCGCCATGACGGCGCTGGCGGGCCGCGATACGAGCTATGAGGTGCCGCATTTAAACCGCAGCGATGAGATCGGCCAGACCGCGCGCGCCGTGCAGGTGTTCAAAGAAAGCATGATCGAAACCCAACGCCTGACACAGCAGGAAAAGGCCGAGCAGGCAGCCAAGGTGAAGCGGGCGCAGCATCTGGAAGACTTGACCCAAAAATTCCAGGCCTCCACAGGCTCGATGGTGGAGCAACTTTCCGAAGCCGCCTCTGAGCTAAAGACCGCCGCCAAGGCGATGCATGACACGGCGGAAAAGGCGAGCCGCCATTCGCTGAGCGTGGCCGAGGCGATCGATACCGCGTCGGAAAACGTCAATGCGGTGGCAGCTTCCACCGAACAGCTCACCGCCTCCATCGACGGCATCCGCAGCCATGTGAAACAGGCTGCGACCATCGCAGGCCGCGCCGTCAACGAAGCCCAGCAGACCGACAGCATCGTGCAGACGCTCTCCAGCGCCGCCGCCAAGATCAGCAATATCGTGGAGATGATCGGCACCATCGCCAACCAGACAAACCTGTTGGCGTTGAATGCGGGCGTGGAAGCGGCCCGCGCAGGCGATGCGGGACGCGGCTTTGCCGTGGTGGCCGCCGAAGTGAAGCTGCTCGCCAATAAGACCGCCGAGGCGACGCGCGAGATCGCCACGGAAATCCGCCAGATTCAGGAATGGTCAGGTCAGGCCGTGACCGCGATCAACAGCGTGGGCGGCACCATCCGCGAAATCAGCGACATCGCGTCGGCGATCGATGGTGAGGTGGAACAGCAGCGTCTCGCCACCCAAGCCATCGCCAAGAACGCGCAGGATACCGCGCATAAAACGAGCGAAGTGTCGCGCAACATCAACACGGTGCGCGCGGCCTCGGAGGAAACCGGCGAAGTCTCCGAACAGGTGCTGGGCTCCGCCGGACATCTCGCCGAGCAGTCCGATCAGCTTTCCGCCGATGTGAACAGCTTCATCAAACAAATCGGCGCGGCGTAA
- a CDS encoding alkaline phosphatase family protein — protein MRRMKYLFAVFLLLAAPALADSRTTVVVLFDGFSPFMMEGVVTPNFDRLAREGVSSRHLVPVFPTLSMVNHTSFATGCWPAHHGIVSNEFLDPTLGAYGTKMDRADAAWRTGCETFWQAAKRQGVSTAAFNIVGRWSSKTGPTADVINEEVPWSQHDSDDTIIAKAVAALNGGTRLVTLYFDYPDSVAHGDGVHGDKTKAVVAKADAVVGKLIAALQALPAARKPTLIIGADHGMTKVEKVINLGKLRAQHHFEADVAYGSGSAMLYLKPGQDKAAILAALKTYSDVFETYEKGHFPSYAHIGTSARVGDILLITRPPYDFEGPEIMKEADAKAEENVSGPVVYEPQNKWFNSKHGFKPDVEAMHAIFYAWGPGIAKGKVLPRVEMIDVAPTVLKLMGLKPGLGSDGKAVKLGR, from the coding sequence ATGCGCCGCATGAAATATCTTTTTGCTGTTTTCCTGCTGCTTGCCGCACCCGCGCTCGCAGACAGCCGTACAACCGTGGTGGTGCTGTTCGATGGCTTCTCACCCTTCATGATGGAAGGGGTGGTGACGCCTAATTTTGATCGCCTCGCCCGCGAAGGGGTTTCCTCACGTCATCTCGTGCCGGTCTTCCCGACATTGTCGATGGTGAACCATACCAGCTTTGCCACCGGCTGCTGGCCGGCCCATCATGGCATCGTCTCCAATGAGTTTCTCGATCCCACGCTGGGCGCTTACGGCACCAAGATGGATCGCGCCGACGCGGCTTGGCGTACCGGCTGCGAAACCTTCTGGCAGGCGGCCAAGCGCCAGGGTGTTTCGACCGCTGCGTTCAATATCGTCGGCCGCTGGTCGAGCAAGACTGGCCCCACCGCGGATGTGATCAATGAGGAAGTACCCTGGTCCCAGCATGATAGTGACGACACCATCATCGCCAAGGCGGTCGCGGCCCTGAATGGCGGCACCCGTCTGGTCACGCTCTACTTCGACTATCCGGACTCGGTCGCCCATGGCGATGGCGTGCATGGCGATAAGACCAAAGCGGTCGTGGCCAAGGCCGACGCGGTGGTCGGAAAACTGATCGCCGCGTTGCAAGCCTTGCCTGCGGCGCGCAAGCCCACCCTGATCATTGGCGCTGACCATGGCATGACCAAAGTCGAAAAGGTCATCAATCTCGGCAAGCTCAGAGCACAGCATCATTTCGAGGCTGATGTCGCCTATGGTTCCGGCTCGGCAATGCTCTATCTAAAGCCCGGTCAGGATAAGGCCGCCATCCTTGCGGCGCTGAAAACCTATAGCGATGTTTTTGAGACCTATGAGAAGGGTCATTTTCCTTCCTATGCCCATATCGGCACGAGCGCGCGCGTCGGCGACATTCTGCTCATCACACGCCCGCCTTATGATTTCGAAGGTCCGGAAATCATGAAAGAAGCCGATGCCAAGGCCGAGGAGAACGTCTCCGGCCCGGTGGTCTATGAACCTCAGAATAAATGGTTCAACTCCAAGCACGGCTTCAAACCGGATGTGGAAGCCATGCATGCGATTTTCTACGCTTGGGGCCCAGGCATCGCGAAAGGCAAAGTCCTGCCGCGGGTGGAAATGATCGACGTCGCGCCGACTGTGCTAAAGCTGATGGGCCTCAAGCCGGGGCTGGGCAGCGACGGCAAAGCGGTGAAGCTGGGGCGGTGA
- a CDS encoding NAD(P)-dependent alcohol dehydrogenase, with translation MPISVVGYAAASPTSDLAPYSFERRDPKPDDVVIDILYCGVCHSDLHTARNDWGGTQYPNVPGHEIVGRVIEVGGAVTKFKAGDAVGVGCLVDSCRECEPCQHGQENYCESKVFTYSSIDKDGALTQGGYSTKVVVSERFVLKLPEGMDLKGAAPLLCAGITTYSPLRYWGISRGDRVAVTGLGGLGHMAIKIAKAMGAEVTLFSRSPGKEADARRLGADNVVISTDAAAMAKVKGRFSFILDTVPYDHDLNPYIPTLSVDGTLVLVGYLGPLGSPLNTAPLVLERKAVAGSLIGGLPETQEMLDFCGEHNIAADVEMIAMHEINEAYARMLKSDVKYRFVIDMASLKG, from the coding sequence ATGCCTATTTCCGTCGTCGGCTATGCGGCCGCCTCGCCTACTTCCGATCTCGCGCCCTATAGCTTCGAGCGCCGCGATCCCAAGCCGGATGATGTGGTGATCGATATTCTTTATTGCGGCGTGTGCCATTCCGATCTGCACACCGCGCGCAACGACTGGGGCGGGACACAATATCCCAACGTGCCCGGCCATGAGATCGTCGGGCGCGTGATCGAGGTCGGCGGCGCGGTGACCAAATTCAAGGCGGGCGACGCGGTGGGCGTGGGCTGTCTTGTGGATTCCTGCCGCGAATGCGAGCCTTGCCAGCACGGTCAGGAGAATTACTGCGAGAGCAAGGTCTTCACCTATAGCAGCATCGACAAAGACGGCGCGCTTACCCAGGGCGGCTATTCCACTAAGGTGGTCGTCTCTGAACGCTTTGTCTTGAAGCTGCCCGAAGGCATGGATCTGAAAGGGGCCGCGCCGCTTCTCTGCGCCGGCATCACCACCTATTCGCCGCTACGCTATTGGGGCATTTCACGCGGCGACCGCGTGGCCGTGACCGGGCTTGGCGGGCTTGGCCATATGGCAATCAAAATCGCAAAGGCGATGGGCGCCGAAGTGACCCTCTTCTCGCGTTCGCCCGGCAAGGAAGCGGATGCCCGCCGCCTTGGCGCGGATAACGTCGTGATCTCCACCGATGCCGCTGCCATGGCGAAGGTGAAGGGACGCTTCTCCTTCATCTTGGATACCGTACCGTATGATCACGATCTCAACCCTTATATTCCCACCCTTTCGGTGGACGGCACGCTGGTGCTGGTAGGCTATCTCGGTCCATTGGGCTCACCGCTCAACACCGCGCCGCTGGTCCTGGAACGCAAGGCCGTCGCGGGTTCATTGATCGGCGGCCTGCCGGAAACCCAGGAGATGCTCGATTTCTGCGGCGAACATAACATCGCCGCCGATGTCGAAATGATAGCTATGCATGAGATCAACGAGGCTTACGCGAGGATGCTGAAGAGCGACGTGAAGTACCGCTTCGTCATCGACATGGCGAGCTTGAAGGGATGA
- a CDS encoding winged helix-turn-helix transcriptional regulator, translating to MPNNSKFELEAKYFQDMPVYWLVRQLADRWSLPVIAELCRGTQRFLELKRALEPVSKRMLTLTLRRLMAAGFVERHMQDTNPPQVSYALSPLGHSLGEALKSLNAWTKLHHATFAAALKRDQRASDQDL from the coding sequence ATGCCAAACAATTCGAAGTTCGAGCTCGAAGCAAAGTATTTTCAGGACATGCCGGTCTATTGGCTGGTGCGCCAGTTGGCCGATCGCTGGTCTTTGCCGGTCATTGCTGAGCTGTGCCGCGGCACGCAGCGCTTCTTAGAGTTGAAGCGCGCCCTGGAACCTGTATCAAAACGGATGCTCACCCTCACTTTGCGAAGGCTGATGGCGGCTGGGTTTGTCGAGCGCCATATGCAGGACACCAATCCACCACAGGTGAGCTATGCGCTGTCACCGCTGGGGCATTCGCTGGGCGAGGCGCTGAAATCCCTCAACGCCTGGACCAAGCTGCATCACGCGACCTTCGCGGCCGCGCTGAAAAGAGATCAGCGCGCCAGCGACCAGGATTTGTAA
- a CDS encoding RNA pyrophosphohydrolase, with amino-acid sequence MKTVKAEDLPYRRGVGIMLLNAAGEVFVGRRIDQTVESWQMPQGGVDKGEADEEAAMRELGEEVGTDKAEIIGRLPGDFAYDLPPHLLGVALHGKYRGQKQSWFVLRFLGQDSDIDLTRHEPEFAEWRWAKVDELLDLIVPFKREIYAEIVAAYKSWSLAR; translated from the coding sequence ATGAAAACCGTGAAAGCCGAAGACCTTCCCTATCGCCGGGGCGTGGGCATCATGCTCCTGAACGCGGCTGGCGAGGTGTTTGTCGGCCGCCGCATCGATCAGACGGTGGAAAGCTGGCAGATGCCGCAAGGCGGCGTCGATAAGGGCGAGGCGGATGAAGAAGCCGCCATGCGTGAACTCGGCGAAGAGGTCGGCACTGACAAGGCGGAAATCATCGGCCGCCTGCCGGGCGATTTTGCCTATGATCTGCCGCCGCATCTTCTCGGCGTGGCGCTGCATGGCAAATATCGCGGCCAGAAGCAGTCCTGGTTCGTGCTGCGCTTCCTAGGCCAAGACAGCGATATCGATCTTACCCGCCATGAGCCGGAATTCGCCGAATGGCGCTGGGCCAAGGTGGATGAGCTTTTGGATCTCATCGTGCCGTTCAAGCGCGAGATCTATGCCGAGATCGTGGCCGCTTACAAATCCTGGTCGCTGGCGCGCTGA